Within Phycisphaerae bacterium, the genomic segment CACCGCGCCGATAGAACGCTGGCAGCCGGACTGTGATCCGTTTCGAGGAGGCCGATGATGAGCATCGGCGGCTTTCGATTCCTGCGCGGTCGTCAACACGGTTTCACCCTGATCGAAGTCTTGGTCGTGGTGGCAATCATCGCTCTGCTGATCGCGATTCTGCTGCCGTCCCTGGCCCGGGCCCGCGAACTTGCCAAGCGGACGCAGTGCGGGGCAAATACGCACCAGATGGGCATCGCCCTGCACATGTACACGCTTGAGCACCGGCACTATCCCGGGCACCATCTCACATACGGACGCAGCGATATTCTCTGGCCGGTTCGGCTCAACCGGTTCATGAGACAGCCTGAGATATTCTGGTGCCCGTCGGCCCCCGCTGACACCCATTGGAACGGCATCGATCGAATCTACCGCGATATCGCCGCCGCCCAGCCTGAGGAGCAGGCAACCTTCGCCTACGGCTACAACGACTGGGGCGTCGCCGAAACCATCGGCCGGAATCCGCCGGTCTACAATTACGGCCTCGGCGGCCACATCAATCACCCTTACGAGGGCGAGGTGCGAGTCGAGCGAGTGAAACGCCCGTCCGACATGATCGCCCTCGGTGACAGCGACTCGGGCAGCCCTAACCCAAAAGCCAAAAGCGGCATCTGGGACACGGCGATCGATCCCATCGATGACAACGGGCTGGAGTGGCCGGGAGACCGGCATTTGAAGGGCGCCTGCATCGTCTTCGCCGACGGCCATAGTGAATGGCTTCTGCAATCGAGGCTGGTGGAAGGGACCATCGGGATGCGGAAGAAGTGGAACAACGACTACAGAGCACACTATGACGATTGGGGCGACAAGTACAAGTTCCCCATCGCCAACGTTCCGCCTGAAGAGCGGTGAAAACGGACTTGGACCATCGGTCGAGAAGGTGACGATTTGAAAAGAATCCTCATCTATGCCGGGCTGGGCGCCTTCATCGTGGCAGCCGGCCTTTATACATACATCAAGGTCTCCGCTGCCGTACCTGCGCAAGCTGACGGATTTCATTTGAAATGCACCTCAGCCGAGTGCGGCCGGTATTTCACCATCCCGCGCAAGCAGGTCCGCACCTATCCTCGCGATCCGAACGGGCAAGGATTCCGCTGCGAGAAATGCGGCAAGTTCTCGGCCCGGATCGCCGGCCGATGCGAGCAGTGCGGCGAGTGGTACGCCGTTACCCAGGACGTAGGACGGGAAGGCGGTTGCCCAAAGTGTGCCGGCCGGCAAATCACAAAATGAAGATGTGAAGCTCCGCGTCTCGCGTGCGACGCACGACGCACTCGGTTTTCGGACGGGCAGGAAACCATTGCTGCGAGCCCCCGAACGGCAAACGTCATTCCTTCCCGTCGCGGTACTCCTCAAGCCAGGCCATCTGTATGGCCTCAAGGTGGGCCTCGTTTGAGGCCTTGGGATCATCGCCAAAGCCTTCGAGCTCGCAGACCCGCTTGTGCAGATCAGTGAATCGCACGGCCAAAGGATCTTCGTTGGGATACTTCTCGAAGAGGCGAATGCCGATATCCTCTGCGTCGGTCCACTTCAAGGGGGGCATATTCCAACCTTCCATTCAAGAGAATAGTACACCCTGGCGACCCCGCCTGGACCGGCAACATGCCTATCCCACACTTTGATCCCGGATGGCGATCGAATCAGCGACTCTCGCCGACTCGATTGCGGTTCCAGGCCGGAATTTCGACCACAACATCACTGCTGCCATCAGGCACGCAGACGCAGGCCAGACGCGATTGAGGAGTCAAGCCGTACGCGTTGTCCAGCCGGTCTTCCTCCTCCTCCTCAGGGTCGCCGCACGATCCAAGACCCTGGCGAACGATCACATGGCAGGTCGCACAAGCACACACCCCGCCGCAAGCATGATCAATCTCGACACCATGACGCAGCCCGATATCCAGAATGCTCCAAGGCAGGCCGTCAGCCGCATGGTCGGTCTCGCCCGGGTCAACCTCGACCGTCCTGCCGGATGGCAAGAAGGTGATCCGATACTTCCGCAAGGGGCGA encodes:
- a CDS encoding 2Fe-2S iron-sulfur cluster-binding protein gives rise to the protein MDAKNPRLTDAAQRRPLRKYRITFLPSGRTVEVDPGETDHAADGLPWSILDIGLRHGVEIDHACGGVCACATCHVIVRQGLGSCGDPEEEEEDRLDNAYGLTPQSRLACVCVPDGSSDVVVEIPAWNRNRVGESR
- a CDS encoding DUF1559 domain-containing protein, translated to MMSIGGFRFLRGRQHGFTLIEVLVVVAIIALLIAILLPSLARARELAKRTQCGANTHQMGIALHMYTLEHRHYPGHHLTYGRSDILWPVRLNRFMRQPEIFWCPSAPADTHWNGIDRIYRDIAAAQPEEQATFAYGYNDWGVAETIGRNPPVYNYGLGGHINHPYEGEVRVERVKRPSDMIALGDSDSGSPNPKAKSGIWDTAIDPIDDNGLEWPGDRHLKGACIVFADGHSEWLLQSRLVEGTIGMRKKWNNDYRAHYDDWGDKYKFPIANVPPEER
- the iscX gene encoding Fe-S cluster assembly protein IscX, producing MPPLKWTDAEDIGIRLFEKYPNEDPLAVRFTDLHKRVCELEGFGDDPKASNEAHLEAIQMAWLEEYRDGKE